One segment of Porticoccus hydrocarbonoclasticus MCTG13d DNA contains the following:
- a CDS encoding 2-hydroxychromene-2-carboxylate isomerase produces the protein MYLEFWFDFGSTYSYPAAMRIEALAEERSIPVRWRPFVLGAIFKQQGWNDSPFNIYPDKGRYMWRDMTRITSQLGLPWQEPSQFPRNGLLAARAVCTAPDAQWVPQFCREVFRANFERDEDIASPEVIDQCLTASGTVGQTVLEEAGSAETKGRLHQQTRMATEQHIFGAPSFLVGRELFWGNERLETALDFAAGAIAFPAYEQTPRANT, from the coding sequence ATGTATCTGGAATTCTGGTTTGACTTTGGCAGCACCTATTCCTACCCCGCCGCCATGCGTATCGAGGCCCTTGCGGAGGAGAGAAGCATCCCGGTACGGTGGCGCCCGTTCGTGCTCGGAGCCATTTTCAAGCAACAGGGCTGGAACGACTCGCCATTCAACATCTACCCCGACAAAGGGCGCTACATGTGGCGTGATATGACGCGAATCACCAGCCAGCTAGGTCTGCCCTGGCAAGAACCCTCTCAATTTCCGCGCAACGGCTTGCTGGCGGCACGGGCAGTCTGTACTGCACCGGATGCCCAGTGGGTACCGCAGTTCTGTCGGGAGGTATTTCGCGCAAACTTTGAACGCGACGAGGATATCGCCTCACCTGAGGTCATCGACCAATGCCTGACCGCCAGTGGCACAGTTGGACAAACTGTACTGGAAGAAGCCGGTTCTGCAGAAACCAAAGGTCGTCTTCATCAGCAGACCCGGATGGCCACCGAACAACATATCTTCGGCGCACCCTCGTTTCTGGTGGGCAGGGAGCTGTTCTGGGGCAATGAACGGCTGGAAACAGCGCTGGATTTCGCCGCCGGCGCTATCGCCTTTCCCGCTTATGAGCAAACACCCAGAGCCAATACCTGA
- a CDS encoding HigA family addiction module antitoxin has translation MTANQQPTYPGAILRERFMRRSGLSVAKLATALGVSRQPLNELLLERRAASPEMAMRLARLFNNPANFWLNIQQSLDLWEISQSVKNDITRIIPRDRG, from the coding sequence ATAACCGCGAACCAGCAACCCACCTATCCCGGAGCCATACTGCGGGAAAGGTTTATGCGGAGATCCGGTTTGTCCGTTGCGAAACTGGCAACGGCACTGGGCGTTTCCCGACAGCCTCTCAATGAGCTGTTGCTGGAACGCCGTGCTGCCAGCCCGGAAATGGCAATGCGCCTCGCACGACTCTTTAACAACCCGGCAAATTTCTGGTTGAATATACAACAATCCCTGGACCTGTGGGAGATAAGTCAGTCAGTTAAGAATGACATCACTCGAATAATACCCAGAGACAGGGGCTAA
- a CDS encoding bifunctional GNAT family N-acetyltransferase/carbon-nitrogen hydrolase family protein: MNATPHPEEPEHKLTLRHLKKEDYPNLKALMDYVYPGLGGAWPLKKFRAQLAVFPEGQICIEDHGIIVAAAFSVIVDYDKFGDQHTYEEITGDAYLTTHDPSGDVLYGVDVFVSPDYHGMRLGRRLYEARKELCQNLNLKSIVAGGRIPNYKNFADKLTPQAYIEQVKKKEIYDPILTFQLSNDFEVKRVLDDYLPEDKESRGYATLLEWHNLYYDPRKAPLIGAPRTTARIGCVQWQMRSLGSVEELMQQVEYFVDALSDYQCDLALFPEFFNAPLMGIENHTNSIDSIKALAEFTDEIVEAVSRLAVSYNINIIAGSMPLIENDELFNVAYFCRRDGTLETQYKLHPTPGEKRSWVMQGGNGLRVFDTDFGKIGVLICYDVEFPELARLLSEQGMQMLFVPFWTDTKNGYLRVRCCAHARAIENECYVAIAGSVGNLPKVDGADIQYAQSAVFSPSDFAFPHDAIMAETTPNTEMTLIVDLDLEKLNKLQNEGSVRNFLDRRRDLYKVEWIGE; encoded by the coding sequence GTGAACGCGACGCCTCATCCCGAAGAACCGGAACACAAACTGACCCTACGACACCTGAAAAAAGAGGACTATCCCAACTTAAAGGCATTAATGGATTATGTTTATCCGGGTCTCGGTGGTGCATGGCCGCTGAAGAAATTCCGTGCCCAGTTGGCTGTGTTTCCTGAAGGCCAAATCTGTATTGAGGATCACGGCATTATTGTGGCCGCAGCGTTTTCGGTCATTGTCGATTATGATAAATTTGGTGACCAGCACACCTATGAGGAAATCACCGGTGACGCGTATCTGACCACACACGACCCGAGTGGCGACGTATTGTACGGTGTGGATGTGTTCGTCTCGCCCGACTACCACGGCATGCGGCTGGGTCGACGACTCTACGAAGCCCGCAAGGAACTTTGCCAAAACCTCAACCTGAAATCCATCGTCGCCGGGGGGCGGATACCCAACTACAAAAATTTTGCAGACAAGCTGACCCCACAGGCCTACATCGAGCAAGTCAAAAAGAAAGAAATTTACGACCCTATCCTGACCTTCCAGTTATCCAATGACTTCGAAGTGAAGCGGGTGCTGGACGATTACCTGCCGGAAGACAAAGAATCCCGTGGCTATGCCACCCTGCTGGAGTGGCATAACCTTTACTATGACCCGCGCAAAGCCCCTTTGATTGGCGCACCGCGCACCACTGCCCGGATCGGTTGTGTTCAGTGGCAAATGCGCTCCCTCGGATCCGTCGAGGAGTTGATGCAGCAGGTTGAGTACTTTGTAGACGCGCTCTCCGATTACCAGTGCGACCTAGCCCTGTTCCCGGAGTTTTTCAATGCTCCGCTGATGGGGATAGAAAATCACACGAACTCCATTGACTCCATCAAGGCCCTAGCGGAATTTACCGATGAGATTGTCGAGGCCGTCTCCCGGCTCGCGGTTTCCTACAACATCAATATCATTGCCGGCTCCATGCCGTTGATTGAAAACGATGAGCTGTTCAATGTGGCCTACTTTTGTCGTCGCGACGGCACCCTTGAAACCCAGTACAAGCTTCACCCCACACCCGGTGAAAAGCGCTCCTGGGTCATGCAGGGCGGCAATGGCCTGCGTGTGTTTGATACCGATTTTGGTAAGATCGGGGTACTGATCTGTTATGACGTGGAGTTTCCGGAGCTGGCTCGCCTGCTCTCGGAACAGGGCATGCAAATGCTGTTCGTACCGTTCTGGACCGACACCAAGAATGGCTACCTGAGGGTGCGTTGCTGCGCCCATGCCAGAGCCATTGAAAACGAGTGTTATGTTGCAATCGCCGGTAGTGTCGGCAACCTGCCGAAGGTGGATGGCGCCGATATCCAGTATGCCCAGTCAGCGGTATTCTCGCCGTCAGACTTTGCTTTCCCCCACGATGCCATCATGGCCGAAACCACACCAAATACCGAGATGACATTGATCGTCGATCTCGATCTGGAGAAGCTCAACAAGCTGCAGAATGAAGGGTCGGTGAGAAACTTCCTGGATCGGCGGCGTGATCTCTATAAGGTCGAGTGGATAGGTGAATAA
- a CDS encoding GGDEF domain-containing protein: MTIDRKTRFFDQPQSPLFFKELTLEADTHLSSYIDLLLDAICVVDKAGKFVYVSGGGERIFGYASEEMIGKYMIDLVLPEDRDITLQTARDIMSGKHEPHFENRYVRKDGQIVHIMWSARWSDSDQLRIAVARDITKRKRIEARQAALFAISEAAHAAEDLPTLFERLHQIIENLLPAASFSIALYDDIKKDVCFPYHADNQVSPSIIDSTAHCVEVIRTGKTLLLLPKDINELRGLADTSSSWLGVPLKSQRGTIGAMAVLSHPDNPHYSDEDRELLQFVSTQAAAAIERKQLLDHLQHMALFDQLTDLPNRALFGDRIQSALSRARRDGLRLSVLYLDLNKFKFINDNYGHPVGDLLLKEVAQRLEDCVRASDTVSRFGGDEFVILLENIDSPANTAAVVNKIHQALNQPFVLGNHNIGILPSIGVAQFPDDGDDETQLLRHADHAMYRTKKSIP; encoded by the coding sequence ATGACCATCGACCGCAAGACCCGCTTCTTTGATCAACCTCAGAGTCCACTTTTTTTCAAAGAGCTCACTCTGGAAGCAGACACACATCTGAGCAGCTATATAGACCTGCTGCTGGACGCCATTTGTGTGGTGGATAAAGCGGGTAAGTTTGTCTACGTCAGTGGGGGAGGCGAACGGATCTTTGGCTACGCCAGTGAAGAGATGATTGGCAAGTACATGATTGACCTGGTATTACCTGAAGATCGAGACATAACCCTGCAAACGGCCCGGGACATCATGTCCGGGAAGCATGAACCCCATTTTGAAAACCGCTATGTACGAAAGGATGGCCAGATCGTTCATATCATGTGGTCGGCGCGCTGGTCCGATTCTGATCAGCTGCGTATTGCCGTGGCCAGGGATATCACCAAGCGCAAACGCATTGAGGCCAGACAGGCCGCTCTGTTTGCCATTTCAGAAGCAGCACACGCAGCGGAGGACCTGCCAACCCTGTTTGAACGGCTTCATCAAATTATTGAAAACCTGCTACCGGCTGCCAGCTTTTCGATCGCGCTCTACGATGATATTAAAAAAGACGTGTGTTTCCCCTACCACGCAGACAATCAGGTATCACCTTCGATAATCGATTCAACGGCCCACTGCGTAGAGGTCATCCGCACCGGCAAAACACTGCTGCTCTTGCCGAAGGATATCAATGAGCTGCGGGGGCTGGCAGACACCTCATCCAGCTGGCTGGGAGTCCCTCTGAAGTCACAGCGGGGAACCATTGGTGCGATGGCCGTTTTGAGCCACCCGGATAACCCGCACTACTCAGATGAAGACCGGGAACTACTGCAATTTGTCTCCACGCAAGCCGCTGCCGCCATTGAGCGGAAACAGTTGCTGGATCACCTGCAGCATATGGCGCTCTTCGATCAGCTTACCGATCTGCCCAATCGGGCTCTGTTCGGGGATCGCATCCAGTCCGCCCTCAGCAGAGCCCGTCGCGATGGGCTTCGGCTCTCCGTGCTCTACCTTGATCTGAATAAATTCAAGTTCATCAATGACAACTATGGCCATCCGGTGGGCGACCTTTTGTTAAAAGAGGTCGCACAGCGTCTTGAGGACTGTGTCAGGGCATCCGATACGGTATCGCGCTTTGGCGGCGATGAATTTGTGATTTTGCTCGAAAACATCGACTCCCCGGCAAACACTGCCGCCGTCGTGAATAAAATTCACCAGGCATTAAACCAGCCGTTTGTGCTGGGAAATCATAACATCGGCATACTCCCGAGCATTGGCGTGGCTCAGTTCCCGGACGATGGCGACGATGAGACTCAACTGCTACGCCACGCCGACCATGCCATGTACCGGACCAAGAAAAGTATCCCCTGA
- a CDS encoding carbonic anhydrase: MKKCSMKLSLLTAGMLAFGTCHAADSVAWSYLGDEGPENWGSLASEYATCKTGKNQSPVNISNTIEGDLPSLELDYKTGGKNVINNGHTVQVNYVQGSTMQVGDKAFELKQFHVHAPSENAINGKLYPMDAHFVHADKDGNLAVIGVMFEIGETNTELEKAWTQMPSDPSGLVELTTAVNALSLMPEGHDYYRFNGSLTTPPCSEGVS, from the coding sequence ATGAAAAAATGTTCAATGAAACTGTCACTACTAACCGCCGGGATGCTGGCATTCGGGACTTGTCATGCTGCTGACAGTGTCGCCTGGAGTTACCTGGGTGACGAGGGGCCGGAAAACTGGGGCAGTCTCGCCTCAGAATATGCCACCTGCAAGACGGGTAAAAACCAGTCGCCGGTGAATATCAGCAACACGATAGAGGGTGACCTTCCATCACTGGAACTGGATTACAAAACCGGCGGCAAAAATGTCATCAACAATGGTCATACCGTCCAGGTCAATTATGTACAGGGCAGCACCATGCAAGTGGGCGATAAAGCCTTTGAACTGAAACAGTTCCATGTCCACGCTCCCAGTGAAAACGCTATTAACGGCAAGCTCTACCCCATGGATGCCCACTTTGTGCATGCCGACAAGGATGGCAACCTGGCTGTCATCGGGGTGATGTTTGAAATAGGCGAAACCAATACCGAGCTTGAAAAAGCCTGGACACAAATGCCTTCCGATCCCAGTGGTCTGGTAGAACTGACCACCGCAGTCAACGCATTGTCCTTGATGCCGGAAGGTCATGATTACTATCGTTTCAATGGCTCCCTGACCACGCCGCCATGCAGCGAGGGGGTTTCCTGA
- a CDS encoding cation:proton antiporter has product MLGSVFLEIGVILGLAAIGGFIAQFLRQPLIVAFIAIGILVGPSGFGMVSHSSEIELFARLGIALLLFVVGLKLDLHIIRTVGPVALASGLGQVLFTSVVGYLIALLMGMSPVIALYVAVALTFSSTIIIVKLLSDKREVDSLHGRIAVGFLIVQDIVVVLVMIGLTAFGQAEEGINIGREALVILLKGALMLIGVALLMRYVLPRLLQRMAHSSELLMLFAIAWAVLGASIGDLLGFSKEVGAFLAGISIASTAYREQVAARLVSLRDFLLLFFFIELGASLDILNLGGQLGTAMIFSLFVLVGNPLIVMAIMGYMGYRKRTGFLAGLTVAQISEFSLILAALGLSLGHLGQDTVGLITLVGLITISVSTYMILYSHPLYALLAPWLSIFERKVAYREQSTTAGDEEKVDILLIGLGRFGASVATNLRQRGCRLLAVDFDPQAVQYHTRDGYAVRYGDAEDPEFIASLPLSRATWVVSTVRDRAINRMILHGLKEQGYKGKVAISAAGSYDARFFEQVGVDMVLVPYTDAAREAAAQLFPQKKADNPQA; this is encoded by the coding sequence ATGCTGGGAAGTGTTTTTCTGGAAATTGGAGTCATATTGGGCCTGGCGGCAATTGGGGGCTTTATTGCCCAGTTTTTGCGCCAACCTCTGATTGTCGCTTTTATTGCAATCGGCATTCTGGTGGGGCCCTCCGGGTTCGGCATGGTTTCCCACAGCAGCGAGATCGAACTATTTGCCCGGCTGGGTATCGCGCTGTTGCTGTTCGTTGTCGGGCTGAAGCTGGATCTGCACATTATCCGAACGGTGGGCCCGGTCGCCCTGGCATCCGGGCTCGGACAGGTGCTCTTTACCTCGGTCGTGGGCTACCTGATCGCTCTGCTCATGGGTATGTCGCCAGTCATCGCGCTTTACGTCGCTGTAGCACTGACTTTCTCCAGCACGATTATTATTGTCAAGCTACTGTCCGACAAACGGGAAGTCGACTCCCTGCATGGCCGAATCGCCGTGGGCTTTCTGATTGTTCAGGACATTGTGGTGGTACTGGTGATGATCGGTCTGACCGCGTTTGGCCAAGCTGAAGAAGGCATCAATATCGGCCGAGAAGCACTGGTGATTCTGCTCAAGGGCGCCCTGATGTTGATCGGGGTGGCACTGTTAATGCGTTATGTGTTGCCCCGGTTACTGCAGCGTATGGCGCATTCATCTGAATTGTTGATGTTATTTGCCATTGCCTGGGCCGTTCTCGGCGCATCGATTGGTGACCTGCTGGGTTTCAGCAAGGAGGTGGGGGCCTTTTTGGCAGGTATTTCCATCGCTTCGACAGCCTATCGTGAACAGGTCGCCGCCAGACTGGTGAGTTTGCGCGATTTCCTGTTGTTATTCTTTTTTATCGAACTGGGCGCGTCACTGGATATCCTTAATCTGGGCGGCCAGCTGGGGACAGCAATGATCTTCTCGTTGTTTGTACTGGTCGGCAATCCGCTGATCGTCATGGCGATCATGGGGTATATGGGCTACCGTAAACGCACCGGTTTTCTGGCAGGACTGACAGTGGCACAGATCAGTGAATTCTCCCTGATCCTGGCCGCCCTCGGCCTCAGCCTCGGTCACTTGGGACAGGATACCGTAGGACTTATCACCCTGGTGGGCCTGATTACCATCAGCGTTTCCACCTACATGATTCTTTATTCCCACCCGCTTTATGCCCTGCTCGCTCCCTGGCTGAGCATTTTTGAGCGCAAAGTGGCCTACCGGGAACAGAGCACCACTGCTGGCGACGAAGAAAAGGTCGATATTCTGCTGATTGGTCTGGGTCGTTTCGGTGCCTCCGTCGCCACCAACCTGCGCCAGCGGGGTTGTCGTCTGCTGGCAGTGGATTTCGACCCACAAGCCGTCCAGTACCACACCCGCGACGGCTACGCAGTACGCTATGGTGATGCCGAAGACCCCGAATTCATCGCCTCACTCCCCCTGTCCCGGGCAACTTGGGTAGTCAGTACCGTCCGCGACCGAGCCATCAACCGGATGATATTGCATGGACTCAAGGAACAGGGCTATAAAGGGAAGGTGGCTATTTCAGCCGCTGGCAGCTACGACGCCAGGTTTTTTGAGCAAGTGGGTGTGGACATGGTACTGGTCCCCTATACCGATGCCGCCAGGGAAGCAGCAGCGCAATTGTTCCCACAAAAAAAGGCCGACAACCCGCAGGCCTGA
- a CDS encoding transglutaminase domain-containing protein gives MWLRTTCSMSFEIDVPTPFIFMLRPRSGGQQRVAREEYTLTPDCPMEEFTDNFGNLCQRLLGQPGPFSITTSADVKTVDTIEQAPGAPFIEVQYLPDSMLCYLLPSRYCESDRFVQMANEITADQQPGYDQVSAIQCWLRERIRYEPMLGNDQLSAAEVNMRQWGVCRDFAHLGIALCRSLSIPARMVVGYLYELDPIDMHAWFEAYVGGQWYTFDATQPTLRGGYVAIGYGRDAADVAIYNQFGPAVSPITQRVSVVRIDSTSD, from the coding sequence ATGTGGTTACGAACTACTTGCAGCATGAGCTTCGAAATCGACGTTCCGACACCCTTCATTTTCATGCTCAGGCCACGCAGTGGCGGACAACAAAGGGTGGCCCGCGAGGAATACACGCTCACACCAGATTGCCCAATGGAGGAATTTACTGATAATTTCGGTAACCTCTGCCAGCGACTACTGGGCCAACCCGGCCCCTTTTCCATCACCACCTCTGCCGATGTAAAGACTGTGGATACCATTGAACAGGCCCCGGGCGCGCCTTTTATCGAAGTACAGTATCTGCCGGACTCCATGCTCTGCTATCTGCTTCCCAGCCGCTACTGCGAATCGGATCGCTTTGTCCAGATGGCCAACGAAATTACCGCCGACCAACAACCGGGCTACGATCAGGTCAGCGCCATTCAATGCTGGTTGCGTGAGCGCATTCGCTATGAGCCTATGCTCGGCAATGATCAACTCTCTGCGGCAGAAGTGAATATGCGCCAGTGGGGCGTTTGTCGTGATTTTGCCCATCTGGGAATTGCCCTATGCCGGAGTCTCAGCATTCCCGCCAGAATGGTCGTCGGCTACCTCTACGAGCTTGACCCTATCGATATGCATGCCTGGTTTGAGGCCTATGTGGGTGGCCAGTGGTACACCTTTGATGCGACACAACCAACACTGCGGGGTGGTTATGTGGCAATCGGCTATGGCCGGGACGCCGCCGATGTGGCTATTTACAACCAGTTTGGTCCGGCTGTCTCGCCAATCACACAACGGGTAAGTGTGGTGCGGATAGACAGCACCAGCGATTAA
- a CDS encoding universal stress protein, which produces MSQFKRILYVSEPAVSQELAFARAVSMAIKNQAKLTVIDVMSPLLISMHLPPEAPSSAELKANLVAERYNVLQSLTEPYSKDNQITLTVVEGKCFLEVIRTVLRDGHDLVIKPAENPDFIERLFGSDDMHLLRKCPCPVWLIKADEPQDYRCIMAALDFDPEEPASAEQGPNPQIVEFATSLAIADFADLHFVHAWDAPGEMLFRVWSDNPEKSSLNYTEGERARHQSIIDTLDRKIHARVGDEAYNYLSPQFHLRQGPASRVIPDMATQLKADLVVMGTLGRTGISGLIIGNTAEAILDQLTCSVLAIKPPGFVSPVTVTE; this is translated from the coding sequence ATGAGCCAGTTCAAGCGTATCCTCTACGTATCGGAGCCCGCTGTTAGCCAGGAACTGGCCTTTGCTCGTGCAGTATCAATGGCCATCAAAAACCAGGCCAAGTTAACTGTGATTGATGTAATGTCACCGCTACTTATCAGCATGCACCTGCCCCCTGAGGCACCGAGTTCAGCCGAGCTGAAGGCAAATCTGGTTGCAGAACGCTACAACGTGCTGCAATCACTGACAGAACCCTACTCCAAGGATAACCAGATCACCCTGACCGTGGTTGAAGGCAAGTGCTTCCTGGAGGTCATCCGCACCGTTCTGAGAGACGGTCATGATCTGGTCATCAAGCCGGCAGAAAATCCGGATTTCATAGAGCGGCTATTCGGCAGTGACGATATGCACCTGTTGCGCAAATGTCCTTGCCCGGTATGGCTGATAAAGGCAGATGAGCCACAGGACTATCGCTGCATTATGGCCGCCCTGGATTTTGATCCGGAGGAACCGGCGTCGGCAGAACAGGGCCCAAACCCACAGATTGTCGAGTTTGCCACCTCACTCGCCATCGCGGATTTTGCCGACCTGCATTTTGTGCACGCCTGGGATGCACCCGGAGAAATGTTGTTTCGGGTATGGAGCGACAACCCGGAAAAGAGCAGTCTCAATTACACTGAGGGTGAAAGGGCGCGACACCAGTCGATTATCGACACACTGGACCGCAAAATACATGCGCGGGTTGGCGATGAAGCCTACAACTACCTCTCACCGCAGTTTCATTTGCGCCAAGGGCCTGCATCGAGGGTAATACCTGATATGGCAACACAATTGAAAGCAGATCTTGTGGTAATGGGGACATTGGGGCGCACAGGAATATCGGGATTGATCATTGGCAATACGGCTGAGGCCATTCTCGACCAGCTGACCTGTTCCGTACTAGCCATTAAGCCGCCGGGGTTTGTTTCACCAGTGACCGTCACAGAGTAG
- a CDS encoding DUF1508 domain-containing protein translates to MSSWFELNKTPDGEYNFNLKSESGETLLSSPNYYSKGNAKMDISDVQHSCGYDALYEKKSEGNQHYFELKTPKRRVLGTSQMFKSAEDRDTALAVVKASGGTKTTKETF, encoded by the coding sequence ATGTCAAGTTGGTTCGAGCTCAATAAAACGCCAGATGGCGAGTACAACTTCAACCTCAAGAGCGAAAGCGGCGAAACTCTGCTTTCAAGCCCGAATTATTATTCCAAGGGCAATGCAAAGATGGACATCTCGGATGTTCAGCACAGCTGCGGATACGATGCCCTGTATGAGAAAAAATCTGAGGGTAATCAGCATTATTTTGAACTGAAAACCCCGAAACGTCGGGTACTGGGAACCAGCCAGATGTTCAAAAGCGCTGAAGATCGCGACACGGCACTGGCAGTTGTCAAAGCCAGTGGCGGGACTAAAACAACAAAAGAAACCTTCTAG
- the trhA gene encoding PAQR family membrane homeostasis protein TrhA, whose product MSSSLKSPEREQSSEEEIANSLSHGAGLLAALVATPPLLIRASQQDNTGFMIGSAVFALTMILLYLASMLYHGLPKGHRKKQFQVIEHSAIFLLIAGTYTPFTLGALRGAWGWSLLAAIWCLAAAGVILKASNRLNHPVFSTGLYILMGWLIVIAANPLWLHLPTPGLVWLASGGLAYTVGVAFFTTDSYLRYGHFIWHLFVMAGTTCHYIAIFNYAA is encoded by the coding sequence GTGTCATCATCTCTGAAATCACCGGAGCGCGAGCAGTCTTCCGAAGAGGAAATTGCCAACAGCCTGAGCCATGGCGCAGGACTCTTGGCGGCTCTTGTTGCCACACCCCCTCTGTTAATCCGTGCATCCCAACAGGACAACACCGGGTTCATGATCGGCTCGGCGGTCTTTGCCCTGACGATGATACTGCTCTATCTTGCATCCATGCTCTATCACGGCCTTCCCAAGGGGCACAGAAAGAAACAGTTTCAGGTAATAGAACATTCGGCCATTTTTCTACTGATCGCCGGTACCTACACCCCCTTTACCCTAGGAGCGCTGCGAGGTGCATGGGGCTGGTCTCTATTGGCGGCGATCTGGTGTCTGGCAGCCGCAGGCGTCATACTCAAGGCCAGCAACAGGCTTAATCATCCGGTCTTTTCCACCGGCCTTTATATTTTAATGGGCTGGCTGATTGTGATTGCAGCCAACCCTTTGTGGCTTCACTTGCCGACACCGGGCTTGGTCTGGCTCGCTTCCGGCGGCTTGGCCTATACCGTGGGGGTGGCATTTTTCACCACCGACAGCTATTTACGATACGGCCACTTTATCTGGCACTTGTTTGTCATGGCGGGGACTACTTGCCACTATATTGCCATTTTCAACTACGCGGCCTGA